A window of the Streptomyces albireticuli genome harbors these coding sequences:
- a CDS encoding DUF4031 domain-containing protein, translating to MTLYIDPPTWPGHGRMWSHLISDVSYAELHAFAARLGAPPRAFDRDHYDVPSTSYGQAVRMGAREVGSKELVRLLVSAGLRRPKYERP from the coding sequence GTGACGCTGTACATCGACCCGCCCACCTGGCCCGGCCACGGCCGGATGTGGTCCCACCTGATCAGCGACGTGTCGTACGCGGAGCTGCACGCCTTCGCGGCCCGGCTGGGCGCGCCGCCGCGCGCCTTCGACCGCGACCACTACGACGTGCCGTCGACGTCCTACGGGCAGGCGGTGCGGATGGGGGCGCGGGAGGTGGGCAGCAAGGAGCTGGTGCGGCTGCTGGTGTCGGCTGGGTTGCGGCGGCCGAAGTACGAGCGCCCCTGA
- a CDS encoding MurR/RpiR family transcriptional regulator encodes MSSKLKETFGDVPPGPQPSAPPAPGALAAKVRTLGPSMTRSMQRVAEAVAGDPAGSAALTVTGLAERTGTSEATVVRTARILGYPGYRDLRLALAALAAEQAAGRAPAVTADIAVDDPLAEVVAKLAQEEAQCLADTAAGLDTAQLEAAVGALATARRIDVYGIGASNLVGQDLVQKLLRIGLLAHAPADPHLAVTNAVQLRAGDVAVAITHSGRTTDVIEPLRVAFEHGATTVAITGRPQGEIAQYADHVLTTSSARESELRPAAMSSRTSQLLVVDCLFIGVAQRTYETAAPALSDSYEALAHRHAP; translated from the coding sequence GTGAGCAGCAAATTGAAAGAAACTTTCGGAGACGTCCCCCCGGGGCCGCAGCCCTCCGCCCCGCCCGCGCCCGGCGCCCTGGCCGCCAAGGTCCGTACGCTCGGCCCCTCCATGACGCGCTCGATGCAGCGCGTCGCCGAGGCCGTCGCCGGCGACCCGGCCGGCTCCGCCGCGCTCACCGTCACCGGCCTGGCCGAACGCACCGGTACGAGTGAGGCGACCGTCGTCCGCACCGCCCGGATCCTCGGCTATCCCGGCTACCGCGACCTGCGCCTCGCCCTCGCCGCCCTCGCGGCCGAGCAGGCGGCGGGCCGCGCCCCGGCCGTCACCGCCGACATCGCCGTGGACGACCCGCTCGCCGAGGTCGTCGCCAAGCTCGCCCAGGAGGAGGCCCAGTGCCTGGCGGACACCGCCGCCGGGCTCGACACCGCCCAGCTGGAGGCCGCGGTCGGCGCGCTCGCCACCGCCCGCCGCATCGACGTCTACGGCATCGGCGCCTCCAACCTCGTCGGCCAGGACCTCGTGCAGAAACTGCTGCGCATCGGGCTGCTCGCGCACGCCCCCGCCGACCCCCACCTGGCCGTGACCAACGCCGTCCAGCTGCGGGCCGGCGACGTGGCCGTCGCCATCACCCACTCGGGCCGCACCACCGACGTCATCGAGCCGCTGCGGGTCGCCTTCGAGCACGGCGCGACCACCGTCGCGATCACCGGCCGCCCGCAGGGCGAGATCGCCCAGTACGCGGACCACGTGCTCACCACCTCCTCCGCACGGGAGAGCGAACTGCGCCCGGCGGCCATGTCGAGCCGCACCAGCCAGCTCCTCGTGGTGGACTGCCTGTTCATCGGGGTCGCGCAGCGGACGTACGAGACCGCCGCGCCCGCCCTGTCCGACTCCTACGAGGCACTGGCCCACCGGCACGCCCCCTGA
- the murQ gene encoding N-acetylmuramic acid 6-phosphate etherase, which produces MAPSASSAAHAALRAELATLTTEAFRPDLADIDRLPTLDLAQLMNGEDAAVSAAVAARLPEIAAAIDATAARMARGGRLVYAGAGTAGRLGVLDASECPPTFNTDPAQVVGLIAGGAPALVTAVEGAEDSRELAAGDLAALGVGPADTVVGVSASGRTPYAVGAVEYARAAGALTIGLSCNAGSALGAAADHAIEVVVGPELITGSTRLKAGTAQKLVLNMLSTITMIRLGKTYGNLMVDVRASNEKLRARSRRIVALATGASDAETEAALEETGGEVKNAILVVLGGVDGRTAARLLDEADGHLRAALHLARG; this is translated from the coding sequence ATGGCCCCCTCTGCTTCGTCCGCGGCCCACGCCGCCCTCCGCGCCGAGCTCGCCACGCTCACCACCGAGGCGTTCCGGCCGGACCTCGCGGACATCGACCGGCTGCCGACCCTGGACCTCGCGCAGCTCATGAACGGCGAGGACGCGGCCGTCTCCGCCGCCGTCGCCGCCCGGCTCCCCGAGATAGCCGCCGCCATCGACGCGACCGCGGCCCGGATGGCCCGCGGCGGCCGCCTGGTCTACGCCGGCGCGGGCACGGCCGGCCGGCTCGGCGTGCTCGACGCCAGCGAGTGCCCGCCGACGTTCAACACCGACCCGGCCCAGGTCGTCGGGCTGATCGCGGGCGGCGCGCCCGCCCTGGTCACGGCCGTGGAGGGCGCCGAGGACAGCCGGGAGCTGGCCGCCGGCGACCTGGCCGCGCTCGGCGTCGGACCGGCCGACACCGTCGTCGGCGTCTCCGCCTCCGGCCGCACGCCCTACGCCGTCGGGGCCGTCGAGTACGCCCGCGCGGCCGGCGCGCTGACGATCGGGCTGTCCTGCAACGCCGGCTCCGCGCTGGGCGCGGCGGCCGACCACGCGATCGAGGTCGTGGTGGGCCCCGAGCTCATCACGGGCTCCACCAGGCTGAAGGCGGGCACCGCCCAGAAGCTCGTCCTCAACATGCTCTCGACGATCACGATGATCCGCCTCGGCAAGACGTACGGAAATCTGATGGTCGACGTCCGCGCCTCCAACGAGAAGCTGCGCGCCCGCTCCCGGCGCATCGTCGCGCTCGCGACCGGCGCCTCCGACGCCGAGACCGAGGCCGCCCTGGAGGAGACGGGAGGAGAGGTGAAGAACGCCATCCTCGTCGTCCTCGGCGGCGTCGACGGCCGCACCGCCGCCCGGCTCCTGGACGAGGCGGACGGGCATCTGCGCGCGGCGCTCCACCTCGCGCGGGGCTGA
- a CDS encoding PTS transporter subunit EIIC, giving the protein MAPDEPADRHSATAAALLPLLGGAGNVLSVTHCMTRLRLELRDRALVRDAELRALPGVLGVVEDGTSYQVVLGPGAVARVTPELARLAAPVPGPAEEPVPGPAEEPAPVTAAALAARGSALRAARKARNATPVKLLLRRIAAIFVPLIPALIGCGIVAGLAGLLANLRWLPALAPGLAAVASGFMSLIAVFVGYNAAKEFGGTPVLGGAVAAIIVYPGVDRVTVLGERLAPGQGGVLGALAAAVLAAYVERWCRTWVPEALDVLVTPTLTVLVAGFATLYGLMFVAGEVSTAIGHFADRLLGEGGAAAGFVLGGLFLPLVMLGLHQALIPIHTTLIQQQSHTVLLPILAMAGAGQVGAALAVYARLPRNGSVRGTIRSALPAGLLGIGEPLIYGVSLPLGRPFVTACVGGAFGGGFVGLLNQLGHVVGSTAIGPSGWALFPLLRGSHGLGPAVAVYGTGLLVGYAAGFAVTYFFGFGKGRVAELNAPKAAPPSQGVPPSAYSVQDK; this is encoded by the coding sequence ATGGCACCAGACGAACCGGCGGACCGGCACAGCGCCACCGCCGCCGCCCTGCTCCCCCTCCTGGGCGGCGCCGGGAACGTCCTGTCCGTCACCCATTGCATGACCCGGCTGCGCCTGGAGCTGCGGGACCGCGCCCTGGTCCGGGACGCGGAGCTGCGGGCGCTGCCCGGGGTGCTGGGCGTCGTCGAGGACGGCACCTCGTACCAGGTCGTCCTGGGGCCGGGCGCGGTCGCCCGGGTGACCCCCGAGCTGGCGCGGCTGGCCGCGCCCGTACCCGGCCCCGCCGAAGAGCCCGTACCCGGCCCCGCCGAGGAGCCCGCGCCCGTCACCGCCGCGGCGCTCGCCGCGCGGGGGTCCGCGCTCCGGGCCGCCCGTAAGGCCCGCAACGCCACCCCGGTGAAGCTCCTGCTGCGCCGGATCGCCGCGATCTTCGTCCCGCTGATCCCGGCCCTGATCGGCTGCGGCATCGTCGCGGGCCTGGCCGGGCTGCTGGCGAACCTGCGCTGGCTGCCCGCGCTCGCCCCGGGGCTGGCCGCGGTGGCGTCCGGCTTCATGTCGCTGATCGCGGTGTTCGTCGGCTACAACGCGGCGAAGGAGTTCGGCGGCACCCCGGTGCTGGGCGGCGCCGTCGCGGCGATCATCGTCTATCCGGGCGTCGACCGGGTGACCGTCCTCGGCGAACGGCTCGCGCCCGGCCAGGGCGGCGTGCTGGGCGCGCTGGCGGCGGCCGTGCTCGCCGCGTACGTCGAGCGGTGGTGCCGGACGTGGGTGCCGGAGGCCCTGGACGTCCTCGTCACCCCGACGCTGACGGTGCTGGTGGCCGGCTTCGCCACCCTGTACGGGCTGATGTTCGTCGCCGGCGAGGTCTCCACGGCCATCGGCCACTTCGCGGATCGGCTCCTCGGCGAGGGCGGCGCCGCGGCCGGCTTCGTGCTGGGCGGGCTGTTCCTGCCGCTGGTGATGCTGGGCCTGCACCAGGCGCTGATCCCCATCCACACGACCCTGATCCAGCAGCAGAGCCACACCGTCCTGCTGCCGATCCTGGCGATGGCGGGCGCGGGCCAGGTCGGCGCGGCGCTCGCGGTCTACGCCCGGCTGCCGCGCAACGGCTCGGTGCGCGGGACGATCCGCTCCGCGCTCCCGGCCGGCCTGCTGGGCATCGGGGAGCCGCTGATCTACGGCGTCTCGCTGCCGCTGGGCCGCCCGTTCGTCACCGCGTGCGTGGGCGGCGCGTTCGGCGGGGGCTTCGTGGGCCTGCTCAACCAGCTGGGCCACGTGGTCGGCTCGACCGCGATCGGCCCCTCGGGCTGGGCCCTCTTCCCGCTGCTCAGGGGCAGCCACGGCCTGGGCCCGGCGGTGGCGGTCTACGGGACGGGGCTGCTGGTGGGGTACGCGGCGGGCTTCGCGGTGACGTACTTCTTCGGCTTCGGCAAGGGGCGGGTCGCGGAGCTGAACGCGCCGAAGGCGGCACCCCCTTCGCAGGGAGTGCCGCCTTCGGCGTACAGCGTTCAGGACAAGTGA